From Variovorax sp. PMC12, the proteins below share one genomic window:
- a CDS encoding DUF969 domain-containing protein: MTPDIPLWPLIGVAVIIAGFILRFNPMLVVIVTAIVTAAAAGFGPMAILTAIGTGFIKTRNLPLIILLPLAVIGLLERHGLRQHAQNWIGRIKSATAGRLLIVYLAARELTAAIGLTSLGGHPQMVRPLLAPMAEGATETRYGKLPERLRHKLRAYAAATDNVGLFFGEDIFVAFGAIVLMTTFLHEAGIDVEPLHIAMWGIPTAIAAFVIHSWRLRRLDQAIAREMEGTPGTDAPAVPATQEGR, from the coding sequence ATGACTCCTGACATCCCTCTCTGGCCGCTGATTGGCGTGGCCGTCATCATTGCGGGGTTCATCCTGCGCTTCAATCCGATGCTGGTGGTGATCGTCACGGCCATCGTGACGGCCGCCGCCGCGGGCTTCGGCCCCATGGCCATCCTCACGGCCATCGGCACCGGCTTCATCAAGACCCGCAACCTGCCGCTGATCATTCTTCTGCCGCTGGCGGTGATCGGGCTGCTGGAGCGCCACGGCCTGCGCCAGCATGCGCAGAACTGGATCGGGCGCATCAAGTCGGCCACCGCCGGGCGCCTGCTCATCGTCTACCTCGCCGCGCGCGAACTCACGGCGGCCATCGGCCTCACCAGCCTGGGCGGCCATCCGCAGATGGTTCGCCCGCTGCTCGCGCCCATGGCCGAAGGCGCCACCGAAACCCGCTACGGCAAGCTGCCGGAGCGCCTGCGCCACAAGCTGCGCGCCTATGCCGCGGCCACCGACAACGTGGGCCTGTTCTTCGGCGAAGACATCTTCGTGGCCTTCGGCGCCATCGTGCTGATGACCACCTTCCTGCATGAAGCGGGCATCGACGTCGAGCCGCTGCACATCGCGATGTGGGGCATTCCCACCGCGATTGCCGCGTTCGTCATCCATTCGTGGCGCCTGCGCCGCCTCGACCAGGCCATCGCCCGAGAGATGGAAGGCACACCGGGCACCGACGCCCCGGCCGTTCCCGCCACGCAAGAGGGCCGCTGA
- a CDS encoding DUF979 domain-containing protein: MILSIQHLYILVGLILAITAIMTLTDRQHPKRYTSGLFWALYSLVFLVGDKLPPAWVGVGAVAMAVIAGMRGVGAGKHREPSPEQYQASAARLGNKLFMPALAIPLVTVIGTVLMSKVKIGDAFLLDPKNTTLVSLGVGCVVALALACWLTRETPVQGLRESRRLTDALGWAVVLPQMLGMLGLVFSDAGVGKAVAYITTSYINMDIRFVAVVVYVLGMALFTIIMGNGFAAFPVMTGGVGVPVLVGVYHGDPAVMAAIGMFSGYCGTLMTPMAANFNIVPAALLELPDKNAVIKVQVPTAAALLVVNIFLLYFLMFR; this comes from the coding sequence ATGATTCTCTCGATCCAGCATCTCTACATCCTGGTCGGCCTGATCCTCGCGATCACGGCCATCATGACGCTGACCGACCGCCAGCACCCCAAGCGCTACACCAGCGGCCTGTTCTGGGCGCTCTATTCGCTGGTGTTCCTGGTGGGCGACAAGCTGCCGCCCGCGTGGGTGGGCGTGGGCGCCGTGGCCATGGCCGTCATTGCCGGCATGCGCGGCGTCGGCGCGGGCAAGCACCGCGAGCCCTCGCCCGAGCAGTACCAGGCCAGCGCCGCGCGCCTGGGCAACAAGCTCTTCATGCCGGCACTGGCGATTCCGCTGGTCACCGTGATCGGCACCGTGCTGATGAGCAAGGTCAAGATCGGCGACGCCTTCCTGCTCGACCCCAAGAACACCACGCTGGTGAGCCTGGGCGTGGGCTGCGTGGTGGCGCTGGCGCTGGCCTGCTGGCTGACGCGCGAGACGCCGGTGCAGGGCCTGCGCGAGTCGCGCCGCCTGACCGACGCGCTGGGCTGGGCCGTGGTGCTGCCGCAGATGCTGGGCATGCTGGGCCTGGTGTTCTCCGACGCCGGCGTGGGCAAGGCGGTGGCGTACATCACCACCAGCTACATCAACATGGACATCCGCTTCGTCGCGGTGGTGGTGTACGTGCTGGGCATGGCGCTGTTCACCATCATCATGGGCAACGGCTTCGCGGCCTTCCCGGTGATGACGGGCGGCGTCGGGGTGCCGGTGCTGGTGGGCGTGTACCACGGCGACCCGGCGGTGATGGCGGCCATCGGCATGTTCTCGGGCTACTGCGGGACACTGATGACGCCGATGGCGGCCAACTTCAACATCGTGCCGGCGGCGCTGCTGGAACTGCCGGACAAGAACGCGGTCATCAAGGTGCAGGTGCCCACGGCGGCCGCGCTGCTGGTGGTCAACATCTTCCTGCTGTACTTCCTGATGTTCCGCTGA
- a CDS encoding acetyl/propionyl/methylcrotonyl-CoA carboxylase subunit alpha, with protein sequence MKKVLIANRGEIAVRIARACADYGVQSVAVYADADIDALHVRMADEAYGLEGDRPADTYLHIAKLLAVAARSGADAVHPGYGFLSESAAFAQAVIDAGLTWIGPSPAAIARLGDKVQARKLAMKVGAPLVAGTADPVQSAAEVLAFAEKHGLPVAIKAAFGGGGRGIKVAWRMDEVEGLYESAVREAVTAFGRGECYVEQFLDRPRHVEAQVLGDTHGNVVVLGTRDCSLQRRNQKLVEEAPAPFLSDAQRERIHQSARDICAEAGYTGAGTVEFMLSASGAISFLEVNTRLQVEHPVTEETTGIDLVVEQLRIADGLPLSVTETPAPRGHAFEFRINAEDVGRGFLPTPGPVKVFDVPSGPGVRIDTGVAAGSSVPGTFDSLMAKLIVTGATREQAVARARRALAEFRIEGVASVLPFHRAVMAHPDFVSGDAFKVHTRWIETDFANGETAAARPEPRPDTVLVRTAIEVDGRRLSLGLPPELLRGLSSANAGGATAVPAEPAAVQDPAAVAAPVSGTLQGWKVADGDEVAQGAVIAVMEAMKMEMQVLAHRAGRIAFGVAAGGYVAVGSAIATIG encoded by the coding sequence ATGAAAAAAGTCCTGATCGCCAACCGAGGCGAAATCGCCGTGCGCATCGCGCGCGCCTGCGCCGACTACGGCGTGCAATCGGTCGCCGTGTACGCCGATGCCGACATCGACGCGCTGCATGTGCGCATGGCCGACGAAGCCTACGGCCTGGAGGGTGACCGCCCCGCCGATACCTACCTGCACATCGCCAAGCTGCTGGCCGTGGCGGCGCGCAGCGGCGCCGACGCGGTGCACCCGGGCTACGGCTTCCTGTCGGAGAGCGCCGCGTTCGCGCAGGCCGTCATCGACGCCGGGCTGACCTGGATCGGCCCGTCGCCCGCCGCCATCGCGCGGCTGGGCGACAAGGTGCAGGCGCGCAAGCTCGCCATGAAGGTCGGCGCGCCGCTGGTCGCGGGCACGGCCGACCCGGTGCAGAGCGCGGCCGAGGTGCTGGCCTTCGCCGAGAAGCACGGCCTGCCGGTGGCCATCAAGGCCGCGTTCGGCGGCGGCGGGCGCGGCATCAAGGTCGCGTGGCGCATGGACGAGGTCGAGGGCCTGTACGAATCGGCCGTGCGCGAGGCCGTCACCGCCTTCGGCCGCGGCGAGTGCTATGTCGAGCAGTTCCTCGACCGGCCGCGCCACGTCGAGGCGCAGGTGCTGGGCGACACGCACGGCAACGTCGTGGTGCTGGGCACGCGCGACTGCTCGCTGCAGCGGCGCAACCAGAAACTGGTGGAAGAAGCGCCCGCGCCCTTCCTGAGCGACGCGCAGCGCGAGCGCATCCACCAGTCGGCGCGCGACATCTGCGCCGAGGCCGGCTACACGGGTGCCGGCACGGTCGAGTTCATGCTCAGCGCGAGCGGCGCGATCTCGTTCCTCGAAGTCAACACGCGGCTGCAGGTCGAGCATCCGGTGACGGAAGAAACCACCGGCATCGACCTCGTGGTCGAGCAGCTGCGCATTGCCGACGGCCTGCCGCTGTCGGTCACCGAAACGCCGGCGCCGCGCGGCCACGCGTTCGAGTTCCGCATCAACGCCGAGGACGTCGGCCGCGGCTTCCTGCCGACGCCGGGCCCGGTGAAGGTGTTCGACGTGCCCTCGGGCCCGGGCGTGCGCATCGACACCGGCGTGGCGGCGGGATCGAGCGTGCCGGGCACCTTCGACTCGCTGATGGCCAAGCTGATCGTCACCGGCGCCACGCGCGAGCAGGCCGTCGCGCGGGCGCGCCGCGCGCTCGCCGAATTCCGCATCGAAGGCGTGGCCTCGGTGCTGCCGTTCCATCGTGCCGTGATGGCGCATCCGGATTTCGTGTCCGGCGATGCCTTCAAGGTCCACACGCGCTGGATCGAGACCGACTTCGCCAACGGCGAGACCGCCGCCGCGCGGCCCGAGCCGCGCCCCGACACCGTGCTGGTGCGCACTGCCATCGAGGTCGACGGCCGGCGCCTGTCGCTGGGCCTGCCGCCCGAGCTGCTGCGCGGGCTGTCGTCGGCCAATGCGGGGGGCGCCACCGCCGTGCCGGCCGAGCCCGCGGCGGTGCAGGACCCGGCCGCGGTGGCGGCGCCGGTGTCGGGCACGCTGCAGGGCTGGAAGGTCGCCGACGGCGACGAGGTTGCGCAGGGCGCCGTGATCGCCGTCATGGAGGCGATGAAGATGGAAATGCAGGTGCTCGCGCACCGCGCGGGACGCATCGCATTCGGCGTGGCGGCAGGCGGCTACGTGGCGGTGGGATCGGCGATCGCGACCATCGGCTGA
- the pcp gene encoding pyroglutamyl-peptidase I, which translates to MKKTTGTAAPRVLLAGFEPFENDPVNPAWEIARSLDGWTCEGAAVQAVKLPCVFGRAIDRLDEALLAGTAPVLVLCIGAAGGRTEISLERAALNVDDARIPDNAGYQPIDIPVVEGGPAAYFSTLPIKAMVRDMRAAGLPAAVSNSAGTFVCNHIFYALMHRIATQPALARTRGGFVHVPYLPEQAASKPGFASMALATQVEAFRVAIRTALTVRDDVRETGGRLH; encoded by the coding sequence ATGAAGAAGACGACCGGTACCGCCGCGCCCCGCGTGCTGCTCGCGGGCTTCGAGCCCTTCGAGAACGACCCCGTCAACCCCGCGTGGGAAATCGCGCGGTCCCTCGACGGCTGGACCTGCGAAGGCGCCGCGGTGCAGGCGGTAAAGCTGCCCTGCGTGTTCGGCCGTGCCATCGACCGGCTCGATGAGGCGCTGCTGGCCGGCACGGCGCCCGTGCTGGTGCTGTGCATCGGCGCGGCGGGCGGGCGCACCGAGATATCGCTGGAGCGAGCCGCGCTGAACGTCGACGACGCGCGCATCCCCGACAACGCCGGCTACCAGCCCATCGACATTCCGGTGGTCGAGGGCGGGCCGGCGGCCTACTTCAGCACGCTGCCCATCAAGGCCATGGTGCGCGACATGCGCGCGGCCGGCCTGCCGGCGGCGGTGTCCAACAGCGCGGGCACCTTCGTCTGCAACCACATCTTCTACGCGCTGATGCACCGCATCGCGACGCAGCCCGCGCTCGCGCGCACGCGCGGCGGCTTCGTGCACGTGCCTTACCTGCCCGAGCAGGCGGCTTCCAAACCCGGTTTCGCCAGCATGGCGCTCGCGACGCAGGTCGAGGCCTTCCGCGTGGCGATCCGCACCGCATTGACCGTGCGTGACGACGTGCGCGAGACCGGCGGCCGCCTGCACTGA
- a CDS encoding urea amidolyase family protein codes for MRCLSVNLNAVLVELDDLPQTLALLASLRAEPIDGIEELVPAARTLLITFRPAALTAVELARQLRLRNLDARETRAEKRIEIPVRYDGEDLAEVAGLLGVSPEDVVRRHTGSDYTVAFTGFAPGFAYLSGGHPSLDVPRRKVPRTRIPAGAVGLAGSFSGVYPQASPGGWQIIGVTDTPMWDLSRATPALLQPGDSVRFVDVTASPVTPPVPASEAPSAFAAAAPGGCALEIRAAGVQALLQDRGRPGQARQGVSVSGAMDQRALQAANRLVGNATDTACIEVAYGGFQLVCRGEAVLAVTGADGPLTLTRADGARWPLPRYQPFALADGDMLSLGEPVAGIRSYVAVRGGFAVAPVLGSCSSDTLARIGPPALAAGDVLPVRAVHVGAVVGAPETPPADLPTLQEEVVLDIVPGPRADWFTPEAIAQLCGQPWQVTPQSNRVGLRLAGDRPMERANLSELPSEGTARGSIQVPPSGQPVLFLADHPLTGGYPVIASVATHHLDRAGQIPVNARVRFQPVAGLGPVEH; via the coding sequence ATGCGCTGCCTGTCGGTCAACCTGAATGCCGTGCTGGTCGAGCTCGACGACCTGCCGCAGACGCTCGCGCTGCTGGCCTCGCTGCGCGCCGAGCCCATCGACGGCATCGAGGAACTGGTGCCCGCCGCGCGCACGCTGCTCATCACCTTCCGGCCCGCCGCGCTGACGGCGGTGGAGCTTGCGCGCCAGCTGCGGCTGCGCAACCTCGATGCCCGCGAGACGCGCGCGGAAAAGCGCATCGAGATCCCCGTGCGCTACGACGGCGAGGACCTGGCCGAAGTGGCCGGCCTGCTCGGCGTTTCGCCCGAAGACGTGGTGCGCCGCCACACCGGCAGCGACTACACCGTGGCCTTCACCGGCTTCGCGCCGGGCTTCGCCTATCTGTCGGGCGGCCATCCGAGCCTGGACGTGCCGCGCCGCAAGGTGCCGCGCACCCGCATCCCGGCCGGCGCCGTGGGCCTGGCCGGCAGTTTCAGCGGCGTGTACCCGCAGGCCAGCCCCGGCGGCTGGCAGATCATCGGCGTGACCGACACGCCGATGTGGGACCTGTCGCGCGCAACGCCGGCGTTGCTCCAACCCGGCGACTCCGTGCGCTTCGTGGACGTCACTGCGTCGCCGGTGACGCCGCCCGTGCCCGCGAGCGAAGCGCCTTCCGCATTCGCGGCGGCCGCGCCCGGCGGCTGCGCGCTCGAGATCCGCGCCGCCGGCGTGCAGGCGCTGCTGCAGGACAGGGGCCGGCCCGGGCAGGCGCGCCAGGGCGTGTCGGTCTCCGGCGCGATGGACCAGCGCGCGCTGCAGGCGGCCAACCGGCTCGTCGGCAACGCCACCGACACAGCCTGCATCGAAGTGGCCTACGGCGGCTTCCAGCTCGTGTGCCGCGGCGAGGCGGTGCTGGCCGTCACCGGTGCCGACGGCCCCCTTACGCTGACCCGTGCCGACGGCGCCAGGTGGCCGCTGCCGCGCTACCAGCCCTTCGCTCTGGCCGACGGCGACATGCTCTCGCTGGGCGAGCCCGTCGCCGGCATCCGCAGCTACGTGGCGGTGCGCGGCGGCTTCGCGGTCGCGCCGGTGCTGGGCAGTTGCTCGAGCGACACGCTGGCCCGCATCGGCCCGCCCGCGCTGGCTGCCGGTGACGTGCTGCCTGTGCGTGCCGTGCATGTCGGCGCCGTCGTCGGCGCGCCCGAGACGCCGCCTGCCGACCTGCCCACCCTGCAGGAAGAAGTCGTGCTGGACATCGTGCCCGGCCCGCGCGCCGACTGGTTCACGCCCGAGGCCATCGCGCAGCTGTGCGGCCAGCCGTGGCAGGTCACGCCGCAGTCCAACCGCGTCGGGCTGCGCCTGGCCGGCGATCGGCCGATGGAGCGCGCCAACCTGTCCGAGCTGCCCAGCGAGGGCACCGCGCGCGGCTCCATCCAGGTGCCGCCCAGCGGCCAGCCCGTGCTGTTCCTGGCCGACCATCCGCTGACCGGCGGCTATCCCGTGATCGCCTCGGTCGCCACCCATCACCTGGACCGCGCGGGGCAGATTCCCGTGAACGCCCGCGTCCGCTTCCAACCCGTGGCCGGACTCGGCCCGGTCGAACACTGA
- a CDS encoding GntR family transcriptional regulator translates to MNRQVSPTPPASPAAGTQTLNDRVAELIRQKIVKGEFSPGQRLSEATLADSFEISRNTLREVFRTLTKEGLLKHAPNRGVFVAVPSIASIIDIYRVRRLIECQALAQAYPRHPAKKHMREAVELALKCREAGDWLGVGTANMEFHKGIVELADSERLNVLFAHILVELRLAFGLLKDPEFLHAPYVDMNTKLLELIEAGKFAEGSAALNDYLIHSERIVLAVYARQMPEGGVDS, encoded by the coding sequence ATGAATCGACAGGTTTCCCCCACACCGCCCGCCTCGCCGGCCGCGGGCACGCAGACGCTCAACGACCGGGTGGCGGAGCTCATCCGCCAGAAGATCGTGAAGGGCGAGTTCTCGCCCGGGCAGCGGCTGTCGGAGGCCACGCTGGCCGACAGCTTCGAGATTTCGCGCAACACCCTGCGCGAGGTGTTCCGCACGCTGACCAAGGAAGGCCTGCTCAAGCACGCGCCGAACCGCGGCGTGTTCGTGGCCGTGCCCAGCATCGCGTCGATCATCGACATCTACCGTGTGCGCCGCCTCATCGAATGCCAGGCGCTGGCACAGGCCTACCCCCGCCACCCGGCCAAGAAGCACATGCGCGAGGCGGTGGAACTGGCGCTGAAGTGCCGCGAGGCCGGCGACTGGCTGGGCGTGGGCACGGCGAACATGGAGTTCCACAAGGGCATCGTGGAGCTGGCCGACAGCGAGCGGCTGAACGTGCTGTTCGCGCACATCCTGGTCGAGCTGCGGCTGGCCTTCGGACTGCTGAAAGACCCGGAGTTCCTGCACGCACCCTACGTGGACATGAACACCAAGCTGCTCGAACTCATCGAGGCCGGCAAGTTCGCCGAGGGCTCGGCGGCGCTGAACGACTACCTGATCCACTCCGAGCGCATCGTGCTCGCGGTTTATGCGCGGCAGATGCCCGAGGGCGGCGTCGACAGCTAG
- a CDS encoding LamB/YcsF family protein — MNIDLNSDLGESLGVWRMGDDAAMLDIVSSANVACGFHAGDPAGILRTLRQAAQRGVVVGAHVAYRDLVGFGRRNMDVESADLRADVIYQIGALKGLAAAAGTTVRYVKPHGALYNTIAHDERQARDVIAAIREIDPGLCLVALAGSPLLGWAEAQGLRAVAEAFADRAYTPQGTLVSRREPGAVLHDAQDVAERMLRLAEEGVVTAIDGSTVRIRAESVCVHGDSPGAVGMARQVRERLSQAGVTIASFVGTGTGA; from the coding sequence ATGAACATCGACTTGAACAGTGACCTCGGCGAAAGCCTGGGCGTGTGGCGCATGGGCGACGACGCCGCCATGCTGGATATCGTGAGCAGCGCCAACGTGGCCTGCGGCTTCCATGCGGGCGACCCGGCCGGCATCCTGCGCACGCTGCGCCAGGCCGCGCAGCGCGGCGTGGTGGTCGGCGCCCACGTGGCCTACCGCGACCTGGTGGGGTTCGGGCGCCGCAACATGGACGTGGAAAGCGCCGACCTGCGCGCCGACGTGATCTACCAGATCGGCGCCCTCAAGGGCCTGGCCGCCGCCGCCGGCACCACCGTGCGCTACGTGAAGCCGCACGGCGCGCTCTACAACACCATCGCCCACGACGAGCGCCAGGCGCGCGACGTGATCGCCGCCATCCGCGAGATCGACCCCGGCCTGTGCCTGGTGGCGCTGGCCGGCTCGCCGCTGCTGGGCTGGGCCGAGGCGCAGGGCCTGCGCGCCGTGGCCGAGGCCTTTGCCGACCGCGCCTACACGCCGCAGGGCACGCTGGTGTCGCGCCGCGAACCCGGTGCCGTGCTGCACGACGCGCAGGACGTGGCCGAGCGCATGCTGCGGCTCGCCGAGGAGGGCGTGGTGACGGCCATCGACGGCAGCACCGTGCGCATCCGTGCCGAGTCGGTCTGCGTGCACGGCGACAGTCCGGGCGCGGTCGGCATGGCGCGGCAGGTACGCGAGCGGCTGTCGCAAGCCGGCGTGACCATCGCTTCGTTCGTGGGCACGGGCACCGGCGCATGA